CATTGACAGTAAGGCTGAATTGACGCTGGAGTTGCCGAACTGCAAACTGTAAGTGAGATGCAGTGGttaagaggaggaagaggaagatggCATTAGCATTACTGAGTCAGACATTGTCTTCTCAGATCAAAGCATGCATGTCTTAAGGTCTTTGAACCATAATGTCTGAGGAGGTTATGGCTGATTTAGCGAGGGCGCTGTTCTTCAAGGGCTTTAAAAACTGTAATGGTCACAGTTCAGTTAATCCTTTTAGAGATGCTAAGTTTGTGTAGTCCACCTTACTCTAATGATGGAAATCTCATTTTGTGTCACTTTATAGGCTACTTAACTCTTTCTTTCACAACTAACAAATAAGGTTCAGCAATAAGAGTTTACCTGTTGCTGAGTGTGGACATTGGACAATTGCAAGGTCTCACTCAGTTACCTTCAGACTGTTGCACTTTAtgccaacaaaacaaaaagtgtcaATTCAGGGAAAGGAAATGCTTTATTATTACATCTAGGGTTAGCTGAGAGTCTGTAAAGGGCTGAGTCATAATGTCACTCTAGGGCAAGGAGAAGCATTTGATTCATAAAACAATAATCTTAATGAATTTCAACTGACTGGCACTCATTTAAGTGGGAATGTGTCAGTTACTGGAGGTGCATTGCAATTGAATAGTCCATTCCTTATCCTTTATACTGCTGTAATCAAGAGTTGAGGGATTCAGCATGGCCTATCATTTTTTGCTATGTTACAATAAACTCTCAGTTCTGGGAAAAGCTGGATGTTGTTTCCTCATCTAGAAATCATCCATTCCTAGTCAGGATTCCCTAGATTTCCCAGTGATTGATGTGGGTGGGTCCCGTTGGGGGTTCGTAACCCTCCGTGATTCAGAAGCTGTGCTAGACAGCCAATTGCATTGCATGTTCTAATCACTTGATTTACCTGACTTGGGTCAGATATTTTCtctcacaaccctaatcttaactatAGCATAACCGGGCATATTGTTTAACATCACTGGTGTATAATGCAAAGCGATAAACCTCCTCAACAGAGCAGAACTGACTCTCTTGCAGTTGTTGCTGTTTCATCATTCGTCAAATTAATGTTGTTGGTTGTCATCTGTTGTGATAATCTCCATGGATGAGCAGAGAGGTGGCATTAAGTTAAGACTAACCAGGAGcacagaaaagataaaaagaaaatgtgtaggTGTGTTTTAGAAATCTCCCAGTAAGCTATGTTACATCGATTGCTTCTGCACTATAGCTAGTGGTTTAGTGAAGTAACAATGGAGTAGAATTATGCGAAATAGTTTTGATATTGAGTGTTTACCAGATATTCTCTGATGTTACAGCACCTAACTGGCACATGGTTGAGGATTATTTATTACCGCCATATTGACCTCAGGACCTCTACACGTTGTTAAAGGTGGCTCACATTAGTCGACATATGAAGTGCTTGGAGTGCTATTGTATTGAGGTCACGTTTGCAAATTTCACCAACGCCCAGAGACTTTTTGCTTACTAGTTAGGTATTGGCTGAATTGTGAAAAAGCACCAGACAGGCATCTTTGACATAAAAAAGATCATTTAGCtcagattactgtatatactgtatataagttggGGCtcgattttaccgtataatttccggtattttatgatgtcagtcatataagtcaaatacggaaaactcacgttattggtccaagaggttatggtatgctaacacccacctgagagagtgaccacggagcacactgcctttttttccatgtattgtgcctatgtgaccacacagtaatacctgaattattctgaagtgacgtttatactattgtgttttttgtatctcacactctcatacacctttatcataagagcatcccttatctatgatggatcattcgatcagaagaaaatatgaagctggttttaaattaaaagttgttgaaggagcaaaagaaattggtaactgcgctgctgcaacaaaatttgatgtatctgagaaactgctGCGAGAtttgaggaagcaagaagatgtaaaaaaaataaattaagtgtgGTATTTTTGAACGGACAAACAAGTCGGGgtatgattttatgattgattttttgggtttcaagacccggcTTATACGTAAGTATATACAGCAATTTTATTGGCAGCTAACCTTAACCTTTGATTTAGTTAATGTCTTATTGCTATTGTCTGTCattggaaggacaaaaaaaagtttagataCATTCAAAAGTGTAGGTAATATATtcatatgttcattttttaaatatccaaATACTCAGCTTCATTTTAACCCTGTATTTtctaaattaagttaattaagcATGttcagtagtagtattagtagtttttatttatttttttattttattagtagtagcattttatatattatttgtacTAGTAGTAGTTGTATTTCATGTTATTatcttaattattattagtattgttaTTAGTAGCAGTAGTGGTGCTGGTTGTATTTAAActgcttttgttgttgttgtatcacatATCACAAGTGACACTGTTGGCTATATCAAATAACAAAGAGTCACGGCACTGTGATACTCTggacattatcattattataactAATTAGCCCTTTATTTAtgaaggaaacaaatcaattggaCTATCATAACCATTAAATAACATTGAAGTCCAAATCTATGGATTGACCTCAGGAACCCTTCCAGTTACCAGTTTATCAGAGCTTAAGTTCATCACGACATACTTGAGATCATCCATAGCACAAGAACATCTAAGCAGCTTGGCAATCATCAGCATCAACTCAGAAGCGGTTGTGCTGACCTCACTGAGGACTCTGCCTTCAAAAAATGTAGATGTGTGCTGTTGTGATACACAACAAAGAGACTGAGGAAACTCCTAAACATTCACTTTCAAGTcttgatcattttttaaaaagtactagTATTTGATGTTGAAAGTTATAGTTAAGCTTGTGATGTgtgctactttatttatttatgatatttATTGTTCAAATGAAAGCTGTTATAAAAAATACTAAAGTGTTGGATTCAGGGAAGGGTGAGGTGGCGGGCCCCAAGAAGATTCCGCTTATGGCCCCAGTCTGGCTAGCGAATATATATTGGGACATCAGTCAGTTACATGGCAGCATAATTAGTCTTTTAAATTCCAtatgtgggtttgagaatgaagaacaaaataaagaacTTTCAAGTAGGCCTTtagatttacaaaatgaaaaagtaatctaatttaaccaaagaaaaaaaattcttttttggtcTTGTCTTGTTATATAGTATGTCTTAGATGTCTCAAACTAGGAGCACTGCAGAAACCCAGTTTGGAGTAAttgatgtttttattgtttctcaaCTTTGAATGTCCATTGCACTAACAGCCTGCATGTGACCTTTTGTTCTGTGTAGAGGAAAATTCAACAAACATGGATATTACTTGCTACAGGCCATGAGATTCACAATGGAAGAGATCAACAGTGTGAGAAATACTCTTCTGCCTAACGTCAAGCTGGGTTACAGAGCCTATGACATCTGTTCTGAGACGGCAACGTTACTAGCAACCATGGATCTTTTTTCCAGACCAGCCTTTCCTGCGGATCAACTGCTCTTGAACACCACTGATTATGAACCCAAAGCCATTGCTCTTATTGGGCCAGACAGCAGCACCTATGCTTTTACCTCGGCCAGCATCCTTGGATACTTCATGTACCCACTGGTAAAAAATGAAGTGGTAATGAGTTTCCATGGTTAGCCTTGTTGCCTCATAGGTCTAGGAGATTGGGCTCACATTTTGATGCCAAGTCTGCATGGGCTGATTCCCTGATTTAAGTTGACTGATGGCTCTGAGTTgggtgcgtgtgtttgtgtgtgtgtgtgtttgggtatGAATAAATGTGTCCTGTTCCCTCTCAGGCTGATTCCTGCCTGATCTTGCCAGTGGCATTTAAGGCATAACAGAatttttctttcatgtgtgcagACTTGTCTTATGTAAACCTTAATgcacctaaataataataatacctgtcCCTCCATTGGTTAAGAGTGAAACATGAATGTTCTCACTCCTTTTATGTCACAAACAAATTAATCAAACAATGGAATAATTGTGCCTTAACTGTATTCATTGGCAACATGTCATTGTGATCCCCTCTGACATCAGCCTCATCatctaataaaatacagtaacagAGAtttaaaaggtataaaaaaaagaaagtcttgAAACCAAGCATTGCTCAGGAAAATATATTGGCTATGAGCTGCCTAAATTGAAAGAGTAATAGCTCAGGTTTAGACGTTTAGAATCAAAGAGATCTCAGATGAAGTGAAGTAGCATGGTAAGAACAGACAGactacaacaaaaatatttatttttgtagcacatgttttcatacaaagaatgttgCTCATAGAGCTTCACGACATGTCAAAGAAGTAGCTGCATGctaagaaaaacaaagtaaattgagactagaataataataaataaatagcataCAAAAGATTAACAAATTATGCACACTCTTTAAgattatataattaagagaaacagagtcctcaaaatataaaattgtttttttaggtttctaaatgacagtccaatgataaggtctgatggctggagaaaaaaaggatttccaggccaaaagaccacccagtgcACACTGGGCATTCTTCATAGCTTAAAGGTTCTTAAGTTGTTCTTTATTGGTTCTTTTTAGAGTTCGTCTTAGAGGATTCGACACAGTGGGTCTTGTGACAAGTTGGCGTATCCGCTTTCATTCACACATCACAGGCGACATCACAGGCTGCTGCACAGAACTTTGATCAGGGCCACCTcggaaaaactggaaaagaaaacagaaaaaagcaaagatTAATATTGATTGTAGATTAACTGAATATGATGACAATTCTGTCGTATTTAGGGTATTAAGAGCAGAACTAAACTGAAGATAACGAAAGAACACCATTAAAATGTGGGACTTtatccacagtattagcctggtgaatttttattggtaaagtattccagatttttggtgcataatagCAAAATGCAGCCTCACCACAACTTTTCTGCATGGATCTTGGAATTATATGCAGGCAGAAGATCTGGAATGTTTGGGGTCAGCCATGGCAAGATACGCACACTGCATGATTTAACCTACACACTACACGTCTGATAGCAGCAACTATCTACAGATTGTTACAGATTGTCTAACTAGATTGCCAACACAGAggaactggaaaagacagcagagaatagtatggattagtacagattgcagatccctgaagaatatgataattctggaCCCATGTAGTGTATTaagaatacaactgaaatgtacctacaaaaaagccatattaaaataatgggtgtttagcagttttttaaaatgttcaatagTATCAGTCTGGTGAATTTCTGTTacacattttaggtgcataacagcaaaaggccatctCACCGCTTCTTTTAAATTTGGCTCTTGGAACTATAAGCACACCTCAGAGAtttaaggttacgacttggagtgtagggaGACAGGCATTTCAAAATATAGTAAGTGGCAAAATTATGTAAGGCTTTATACAACATTAGTggttattttaaagtcaattctgaatgacacaggtaaccaatgtaacgaagctaaaactggtgagatgtgctcaaattttcttctTCTAGTCAACATTCTGACTGGTGCATTCTGCACGAATTACAACCgattgaagttttttttaccaCAACAATAACAACAGGCAGTCCTCATTTTAATAAAGGGGATGACCTCCAAGTCCCAATGCTAAACTGGTAAGTTCAGGTTGgctatttacacacacacacacacacacacacacacacacaaacacacacacccacacacacacacacccacacacacacgcacacacacacacacacacacacacacacacacacacacacacacacacacacacacacacacacacacacacacacacacacacacacacacacacccacacacacacacacacacacgcacacccacccacatacacacacacacacaaacacacacacacacacacacacacccacacacacacacacacactagggtaaACAAAGAACCAAACTGCAGGGACAATAGAGCTAGTCGCCAGACTTGCAGCACTGAGCATGAACAACATTTTACATACTGcaaaaaacaatacttttcaGGAGAAATAATTATGCTAAGCATATGAGAGAGAtctggaaaaaaatacttttgaagaCAAAGCTGaggtttgtaattaaaattgtaatGATATGTTAAATAATGGAGCCAAGtttattattttgcacaatatTTGGTGGAACTGTGCCCCACTGGCCCTTAATGGAGAAATGCCACTGGATGCTGCTAAAATAGAATTAAAGGGGTTCAGTAAATGTGTGACTATATGGATTATACTCTACATGGCATAAGTATCGATTTGTAAAGGGACGCTATATGTCAAGTAAAATACCTAATAGACCATCTGTCTTACAAATCACTGCCTCATCACTAGTGGTATGAAAAGAAGTGTGATCAGTTAGgacaaaaaatgttcatttttatgatATGAAAATATTGAAATCAGCATGAAATCTCTATCACTCCACCAGACAGGCACTTTTCATAAGGGGCTCAACTCACATTACAGCTAAGCATATTTCTGACAGTTGAAAGCCTGGCAGAGTTAGGGTGGAGGCACTGAATGATATGAATTCATGGCCTTGTAACTTCAAGGCCAACTCCATCTCCTCTAGACCTCAGTACTTGTCACAGGGTAGGCTTGTTTCATGTTGTGAGACTCAATCTTGACTTGTTTAccaaaacattgctgctcatctttGCAGATTAGCTATGAAGCAACCAATGAGATGCTGAGCAATAAGAAGCTGTACCCATCTTTTTTTCGCACCATCTCTAGTGACAACAACCAAGTCTTAGCCATACTGCAGCTTCTAGCCACATTTCGATGGACCTGGGTAGCAGTCTTAGGTAGTGACAATGACTATGGAAAGCAAGGTCTGCAAAGCATCTCAGAGCTGGCAGAGACCTACAACATCTGCATTGCCTACCAAGGGATCATCCCAAGTTACAGTAGCAGCACTCGACCAGAAATGATCAAAATGATCAACAATATTATTCAGACAAAAGTGAACACTGTGGTTGTTTTCTCCAGCAAGCGTATTGCTAGTGGATTTTTCTCCTTAGTGATGGAACTGAACATCACAGGCAAGGTGTGGATTGGATCGGAGGACTGGTCAATATCCACAAAGGTTTCAGGCCTGCCAAAAATCAAAAGCATTGGAAGCGTTCTTGGAATATCCACTTGGGCACTCCAAATGCCTGGCTTTGCCAACTTTGTGTTGAACTCCTTTGAGAAGAACAGAACCCAAACTGCCTGTCAAAGAGATCTGGAGAAGCTGAAGTGCATTCAAGACTGTGACATCTGTGCCTCTTTAACTGCTGCTGAAGCCCCTGTGGACCTTGCTGACATCCAGTCGGCATTTAATGTGTATCTGGCAATTTACGCTGTAGCCTACAGCTTACACGATTTACTGGGCTGCAGTTCTGGGAATTGCAGCCAAAGTAAGGTGCAGCCATGGCAGGttagtcttcctttttatctgtgggATGATGACTGAATCCTGGGGGGCAGTGTGTCCAGTGTGGGTGGGTGTGAGCTTATGCATACACAGCTGCTTTTGTCTTCACTTTGCTAAATAAAGAGAATAGCTAAGGAATGTGCTAAGGTGATGGTCGTGGCAGTTATGAACAATTTCCCTTGCATGATGCTGGATTAGGCTGCAAGCTTCTTTGAGGTGAGACATTTTCTCCCTGAAGAATTAGGAGAGTTAGGAAGAGAGAAGGAGACATTGGTGCACTGGtgcttagtttctttttttttttttaattgcccatAATTACAAGGAAAGTTCATTGTACCTTAtgagatgttttctttttatatatttttgtaaatgcaaTAAGGACAATTAGAAGACCTTTCAAATAGTTTTGTGCTTTTATTGGTCACCTTTATTCATTGGTTTATAATTTAGTAATTGTTACTTGTTTTTAACAAAGTGCACTGGGAACTTTTtaaatggttaaaaataaaagcagtttgCATCTATTGTGTCTGCCTCACTTACTGTTCCGCTGGTGTGACAATGTGAGTAGTGTGACAGGGGTCTTAAGATACAATACTGGTCACAAACAGAACAATCTACTAAACTCTTTAAAAGTGTTCATAAACAGTATAGGCcaagagaaaaaggtagaaaatgaCCGGCACTTTGAAATCCTTTCCATCTTCCAGCGAGCTGATTTGTGGATAACACTTCTGAAcataccgtatatgctccaatagcatttattttcaaaactagCCTCTGCTCCCGGCGCTTAATAGAGACAGGCTGATATTAGAGACCggtcattattaaaaaaaaaaaccttcagaatGCAATATTTTTTGCGCGTGTCGGTACATGTAGGTACACAAAAATATTGGCTAATATTACAAACAgatactttatttgaatttcacatgctgcataagactgttaaagataaatggcaatgtctCTCTGTACCTTTCCCTTCTATTCGTCGTCCGAATCCGCAATGACGGCTTCGTTGTTGTCCAGTTCACTatcgtcttcctcttcttccaggtttgtCCGTACTTTGGTCAACCCGGCACGAAAATGAAACAGTTTTTGAAACAGGTATAGCcgtatttcttatatatgcaacatgctgacatgcacatgtattacacacGCAAAGATACAGACACTTACAATGTACGCtagtaggcaaatatcaaagacccggctactgttagagaccggctactatttggCCACGTCCCCTCTGAAGCCCGGCGCTTATTAGAGACCGGCGACAATAAGAGACTCGGCGTTTATTGGATCATATACGGCATTTACTTTAATAAAgacatctttattttgttttaaagctTCTGGACAAAGTGAGACATGTGAATTTCTCACTTCATAATATACCAATGTTCTTCGACCAGAATGGAAATCCTCCCTTTGGATACAACATTATTTCCTGGGACTGGATTGGAGACAAAGTGTCCTACAAGGTTGTAGGCTCCTACAGCCCAGGTCACAGGCACCTGGAGGTCAACACAACTCTCATTAACTGGAATGCACAAAACAGCAAGACGGTAGGCATTTCTAATACAGCTTTACCACCTACTTATCCCAGCAGAGCACATCCTAAGAATTTATCTGCCTGGTATTAGAGAATGTAATAGGCTGAAAAATCCATAATCTGAAAGATTTTATATCCTTCCCAGGTGCCCACATCACTATGTGCACCTGATTGTCCAAGTGGCTACCGAAGGCTGCAGAGAGGAGCACACATCTGCTGCTTTGACTGTGAGATATGTCCAGCAATGACCTACATTTCTGACAAAGGTGGGCACATTGAAATTTCAATAAGTATTTACATTTACTGGAAATTGTGGTTTGCGTGGTAGGGTGGTGCAGTAGTTTACTAGTTATCTTAAATGCATCTATAGGATGCTGGATTTAAATTTTGGCCTGGTCAACATTGGTATGGCTTTTGCACATTCTTAATTCGTTCATGTGGAGTGTGGGGTATTTCTTTTCACATTCTACCTGTGATACCACAACTATGAAAAGATGTAATTAGCTGTCAAAGGTATACACAAATCAACCTTGTGGTTTGAATACAGCAATAgactatttttcaaaaaatagccCAAACATCCTTGTTGCAATTGCAGTCTGAGTGACAAAATTGAAACAAGTCAACGCTGGAAGCAATAAAAACAGAACAGACGCATAATGGCATCAGAACACAGAAAATAGGCAATCACCTTAAAGTTTGTGTTGCTACAGCATCTTAAATCAAAAGGGTCAAGCTTTAGGATATCTCCAGTCTCTTGGCTGCTCTAGTCCAAAATGTGATGCCACCTTCCAACATCTGCTCTTTTACCATCTGGACTGGAAGGGACAGGCCTTCTCCATCTCAGTAGCACTCATTTGGTGTCTAATCTGCACTATGAGGGAAGAAGGAGACAGGACCattagcgacagtgccccctcttgtccgGGAATGGAACTGCATACCTCATATGCGCCAAGAATGTGATCCTctggtgtgcatgtgtgacacaataaacaaaacagtaccacttattcataaaaaaacagaagaaggaTTCATGCAAGATTATACAACAACAtgacaataaacaaacaacacaagGCATAAATCTAAGATAGCTTGATTTTATCTCTTCTGTTCTGTAGAAGAAGACACACACTTTTAtgaatttacagtgcatccggaaagtattcacagcacatcactttttccacattttgttatgttacagccttattccaaaatggattaaattcaattctttcctcacaattctacacaaaacaccccataatgacaacgtgaaaaaagtttacttgaggtttttgcaaatgtattaaaaataaaaaaaactgagaaatcacatatacataagtattcacaggctttgccatgaagctcaaaattgagctcaggtgcatcctgtttctcctgatcatccttgagatgtttctgcagcttaattggagatcacctgtggtaaattcagttgattggacatgatttggaaaggcacacacctgtctatatgaggtctcacagtttacagttcatgtcagagcacaaaccaagcatgaagtcaaagaaattgtctgtagaacTCTGAGGCAGGATTGTCACGAGGCACAactctggggaaggttacagaaaaatttctgctgcttttaaggttgcaataagcacagtggcctccatcagtaaaaggcacatggcagccagcctggtgttgccaaaaggcacctgaaggactctcagaccatgagaaacaaaattctctggtctaatgagacaaagattgaactctttggtgtgaatgccaggtgtcacgtttggaggaaaacaGGCACcattcatcaccaggccaataccatccctacagtgaagcatggtggtggcagcatcatgctgtggggatgtttttcagtggcaggaactgggagactagtcaggataaagggaaagatgactgcagcaatgtacagagacatgctggatgaaaacctgctccagagcgctcttgacctcagactggggcgacggttcatctttcagtaggacaacgaccctaagcacacagccaagatatcaaaggagtggcttcaggacaactctgtgaatgtccttgagtggcccaggcagagcccagacttgaattcaattgaacatctctggagatatcttaaaatggctgtgcaccgacgcttcccatccaacctgatggagcttgagaggtgctgcaaagaggaatgggtgaaactggtcaaggataggtgtgccaagcttgtggcatcatattcaaaaagacttgaggctgtaattgctgccaaaggtgcatcgacaaagtattgagcaaaggctgtgaatacttatgtacatgtgatttctcagttttatttttaataaatttgcaaaagcctcaagtaaacttttttcacattgtcattatggggtgttgtgtgtagaattctgaggaaaaaaaatgaatttaatccattttggaataaggcggctgtaacatagcaaaatgtggaaaaagtgatgcgctgtgaatactttccagatgcactgtattccCTTAATTCTAATGTAAAGACTTACTCAAGGAACCTTTTGTTCATTCTGGCCAAATGCTCTCAATTCTAGTCTCTTGGTTAGAAATACGGAACAGCCTTTCTCTTCCAAGGTTCTCAGTGTCTATGTTTTGATGGTAGCATCAGTTTTCTTCACATCCCACTAGCACTTGATGCCCTCCTCACAGCACCTCtgttacaatgtgtgtgtgttacaCAGAGTTTGAAACTGCTGCGTGAATGAGGCTGCTGCTATGAACTAATGGAAGATGAGTTTGTTTTTCTAGAAGGAGAAACTTTTAATTGCTAAAAGATTATCATCtacacatatttattaatttcagcATTAATTTTAATGGCAATACCAATGATCAGAAATATGTATGTTAATACATTTGCTGTCTTTATTGTAACTATGAAGTTACAGACAATGTGATCTCAGAATCAATAAGTAgaattcttgttttttgtttggttcttgTGTTCTTAAGTGATGGAGGTGATTCTTTGTCCTGATTCCCTTATGTTCTACAGAGTTATTCTCTGTCACATGTGGAAAGATGCTGAGTATGCTTTGCCTTTCTTGGTCCTAATGTTTGGTTAAGTTATGATCATTTTACTCACGGATCATTTTTGTAGACTGTATAACACTGAGACATATCTGATTCAATACCACTGTCATTTGACTGAGATTGATGCAGTCCTATCAGATGTAGACTTAGAAGTGCTTTCCAAAGAGAGATTGTGACAGTGCAGGCTGGCTCAACGCTACTGGGTCCTTCCACCACCGTCGATAATATAACCAAGGGATGAGccgagcaaatgaggacacatacggTATAGCAAGAGGTAGGTGCATAAAGTAATTAGtgcttgtggaggttaaaactcagtcaaataaataaatcttttaaaaattaggTAAAAACACTGTGCGGGAAGCTTCTCTTAAGAATGAAGGCCACAGCGCAtcccttttaaaatggatgtCTCCTCAGCTTTTCCCAAACAGGTCCTTGCAGCCGAGGAGGTGCTTAATCGGCAGTTCAGACAACCTTCTGTACGTGTTTCAGGTTCCTGCAGTCTATGGCTCACTGCAGGATGTCTCCCTGAACCATTTTGCGCCTAAGCTCAGGACCCTGCAGCCATCTGTGGCCCATGGCAGGGCACCATGCCAAGCCTCCAACTCCCGCTACCATGTTCGTGTTCCTGCAGTCCAAGGCTCTCCCGCAAGACAACATGCTGAGCCTTCCATTACCTTTGCAGCCCCTGCTGTCTTTCTTCCAACATTACATGACAAGTCGCTCCATCTGAGCAGTATGTCACTTCAGCTCTATGATCGCTCAGCCGGAGTGGCCTCCTTCAGCTCTT
This portion of the Polypterus senegalus isolate Bchr_013 chromosome 6, ASM1683550v1, whole genome shotgun sequence genome encodes:
- the LOC120530624 gene encoding taste receptor type 1 member 1 → MEAEDSCSPQKKGMHHSVFCVILCLVLPSTPDPLCSPTSLFEQEGDYKLAGMFPIHNIDSKAELTLELPNCKLGKFNKHGYYLLQAMRFTMEEINSVRNTLLPNVKLGYRAYDICSETATLLATMDLFSRPAFPADQLLLNTTDYEPKAIALIGPDSSTYAFTSASILGYFMYPLISYEATNEMLSNKKLYPSFFRTISSDNNQVLAILQLLATFRWTWVAVLGSDNDYGKQGLQSISELAETYNICIAYQGIIPSYSSSTRPEMIKMINNIIQTKVNTVVVFSSKRIASGFFSLVMELNITGKVWIGSEDWSISTKVSGLPKIKSIGSVLGISTWALQMPGFANFVLNSFEKNRTQTACQRDLEKLKCIQDCDICASLTAAEAPVDLADIQSAFNVYLAIYAVAYSLHDLLGCSSGNCSQSKVQPWQLLDKVRHVNFSLHNIPMFFDQNGNPPFGYNIISWDWIGDKVSYKVVGSYSPGHRHLEVNTTLINWNAQNSKTVPTSLCAPDCPSGYRRLQRGAHICCFDCEICPAMTYISDKDLYVCEPCQKWQWSPAASQTCFARTLEYLEMSDSLAVLLLVIAALTILLIAAVAAVFLRHLDTPVVRSAGGRTCLVMLASLASACSSIYFHLGLPSHISCILQYSVFCISVTVCLSCIAVRAFQIVCIFKMSSNFPKAYEWWAKNNGPQMFILISSFTELFICILHVLLDHPLPIEEYSKFPDKIVLECSGSQSPVTIVELSFVALLSCICFALSYIGKDLPANYNEAKCITFSLLIYLLSWLAFFTTSSVYQGKYINAVNITATLASVLGILGGYFTPKCYIILLKPHMNTAAHFQNCIQMYTTKKSDY